Proteins encoded within one genomic window of Manis pentadactyla isolate mManPen7 chromosome 4, mManPen7.hap1, whole genome shotgun sequence:
- the LOC118917902 gene encoding polyunsaturated fatty acid lipoxygenase ALOX15 isoform X2 — MGLYRVRVATGSSFCAGSNNRVQLWLVGEHGEAALGKSLRPARGQEAEFKEDVREYLGPLLFVKLRKRRLLQNDAWFCNWISVQGPGDSGDEFWFPCYRWVEGDGILSLPEGTGRTVVDDPQGVFRKHREEELEERRKLYRWGNWKDGLILNVAGGKICDLPVDERFLEDKKIDFEASLAKGLADLAVKDSLNVLTCWKDLDDFKRIFLCGQSKLAERVRDSWKEDALFGYQFLNGANPMLLRRSTHLPARLVFPPGMEELQAQLEKELQGGTLFEADFSLLDGIKANVILCCQQHLAAPLVMLKLQPDGQLLPMVIQLQVPREGSPPPLLFLPTDPPMVWLLAKCWVRSSDFQMHELQSHLLRGHLMAEVIAVATMRCLPSIHPIFKVVSTGGGGHVELLKRAGAFLTYSSFCPPEDLADRGLLGVKSSYYAQDALRLWDTISRYVEGMVHLHYKTNEAVKGDLELQTWCREITDIGLLGAQDRGFPVSLQSRDQLCHFAAMCIFTCTGQHSSIHLGQLDWYAWVPNAPCTMRLPPPTTKDVTLETVMATLPNFHQASLQMSITWQLGRRQPVMVALGQHEEEYFSGPGPKAVLKKFREELAALDKEIEVRNAKLALPYEYLRPSLVENSVAI; from the exons ATGGGTCTCTATCGCGTCCGCGTGGCCACCGGGTCCTCGTTCTGTGCGGGCTCCAACAACCGGGTGCAGCTGTGGCTGGTCGGCGAGCACGGGGAGGCGGCGCTCGGGAAGAGCCTGCGGCCGGCGCGCGGTCAG GAAGCAGAATTCAAGGAGGATGTGCGGGAGTACCTGGGGCCGCTGCTGTTCGTGAAACTACGCAAACGGCGCCTCCTTCAGAATGACGCCTGGTTCTGCAACTGGATCTCGGTGCAGGGCCCCGGGGATAGCGGGGATGAGTTCTGGTTCCCCTGTTACCGCTGGGTGGAGGGCGATGGCATCCTGAGCCTACCAGAGGGCACTG GCCGCACGGTGGTAGACGACCCTCAAGGCGTGTTCAGGAAGCACAGGGAGGAGGAGCTGGAAGAGAGGAGGAAGCTGTACCG GTGGGGTAACTGGAAGGATGGGTTAATCCTGAATGTGGCTGGGGGCAAAATATGTGACCTCCCTGTAGATGAGCGATTTCTGGAGGACAAGAAAATCGATTTTGAGGCTTCTCTGGCCAAGGG GTTGGCAGACCTAGCTGTCAAAGACTCCTTAAATGTTCTGACTTGCTGGAAAGATCTGGATGACTTCAAGCGGATTTTCTTGTGTGGCCAGAGCAAGTTGGCTG AGCGGGTGCGGGACTCCTGGAAGGAGGATGCCTTATTTGGGTACCAGTTTCTCAATGGTGCCAACCCCATGCTGCTGAGGCGCTCTACGCACCTTCCTGCCCGCTTAGTATTCCCTCCAGGGATGGAGGAGCTGCAGGCCCAGCTGGAGAAGGAGCTCCAG GGGGGCACGCTGTTTGAGGCTGACTTCTCCCTGCTGGATGGGATCAAGGCCAATGTCATCCTATGCTGCCAGCAGCATCTGGCTGCCCCTCTGGTCATGCTGAAACTGCAGCCTGACGGGCAACTCCTGCCCATGGTCATCCAG CTCCAAGTGCCGCGAGAGGGGTCCCCGCCACCACTGCTCTTCCTGCCCACGGATCCCCCCATGGTCTGGCTTCTGGCCAAATGCTGGGTCCGTAGCTCTGATTTccagatgcatgagctgcagtCTCATCTTCTGAGGGGACACTTGATGGCTGAGGTCATCGCAGTGGCCACCATGAGGTGCCTTCCATCGATACATCCTATCTTCAAG GTGGTGAGCACAGGTGGGGGAGGCCATGTGGAGCTGCTCAAGCGAGCTGGAGCTTTTCTGACCTACAGCTCATTCTGTCCCCCTGAGGACCTGGCTGACCGGGGGCTCCTGGGAGTCAAGTCTTCCTACTATGCCCAGGACGCCCTGCGGCTCTGGGATACCATCTCTCG CTACGTGGAGGGAATGGTGCATCTCCACTACAAGACCAATGAGGCGGTGAAAGGGGATCTCGAGCTGCAGACCTGGTGTCGAGAGATCACTGACATTGGGCTGCTAGGGGCCCAGGACAGAG GGTTTCCTGTCTCCTTACAGTCCCGggaccagctctgccactttgccGCCATGTGCATCTTCACCTGCACCGGCCAGCACTCCTCCATCCATCTGGGCCAG CTGGATTGGTACGCTTGGGTCCCTAACGCACCCTGCACGATGCGGCTGCCCCCGCCGACCACCAAGGATGTGACGCTGGAGACGGTGATGGCAACCCTGCCCAACTTTCACCAGGCTTCTCTCCAGATGTCCATCACTTGGCAGCTGGGCAGACGCCAGCCCGTTATG GTGGCTCTGGGCCAGCATGAGGAGGAGTATTTTTCAGGCCCTGGGCCCAAGGCTGTGCTGAAGAAGTTCAGGGAAGAGCTGGCAGCCCtggataaggaaattgaggtccGGAATGCAAAGCTGGCCCTGCCCTATGAGTACCTGCGGCCCAGCCTGGTGGAGAACAGCGTGGCCATTTGA
- the LOC118917902 gene encoding polyunsaturated fatty acid lipoxygenase ALOX15 isoform X1 translates to MGLYRVRVATGSSFCAGSNNRVQLWLVGEHGEAALGKSLRPARGQEAEFKEDVREYLGPLLFVKLRKRRLLQNDAWFCNWISVQGPGDSGDEFWFPCYRWVEGDGILSLPEGTGRTVVDDPQGVFRKHREEELEERRKLYRWGNWKDGLILNVAGGKICDLPVDERFLEDKKIDFEASLAKGLADLAVKDSLNVLTCWKDLDDFKRIFLCGQSKLAERVRDSWKEDALFGYQFLNGANPMLLRRSTHLPARLVFPPGMEELQAQLEKELQGGTLFEADFSLLDGIKANVILCCQQHLAAPLVMLKLQPDGQLLPMVIQLQVPREGSPPPLLFLPTDPPMVWLLAKCWVRSSDFQMHELQSHLLRGHLMAEVIAVATMRCLPSIHPIFKLIIPHLRYTLEINLRARTGLVSDLGVFDQVVSTGGGGHVELLKRAGAFLTYSSFCPPEDLADRGLLGVKSSYYAQDALRLWDTISRYVEGMVHLHYKTNEAVKGDLELQTWCREITDIGLLGAQDRGFPVSLQSRDQLCHFAAMCIFTCTGQHSSIHLGQLDWYAWVPNAPCTMRLPPPTTKDVTLETVMATLPNFHQASLQMSITWQLGRRQPVMVALGQHEEEYFSGPGPKAVLKKFREELAALDKEIEVRNAKLALPYEYLRPSLVENSVAI, encoded by the exons ATGGGTCTCTATCGCGTCCGCGTGGCCACCGGGTCCTCGTTCTGTGCGGGCTCCAACAACCGGGTGCAGCTGTGGCTGGTCGGCGAGCACGGGGAGGCGGCGCTCGGGAAGAGCCTGCGGCCGGCGCGCGGTCAG GAAGCAGAATTCAAGGAGGATGTGCGGGAGTACCTGGGGCCGCTGCTGTTCGTGAAACTACGCAAACGGCGCCTCCTTCAGAATGACGCCTGGTTCTGCAACTGGATCTCGGTGCAGGGCCCCGGGGATAGCGGGGATGAGTTCTGGTTCCCCTGTTACCGCTGGGTGGAGGGCGATGGCATCCTGAGCCTACCAGAGGGCACTG GCCGCACGGTGGTAGACGACCCTCAAGGCGTGTTCAGGAAGCACAGGGAGGAGGAGCTGGAAGAGAGGAGGAAGCTGTACCG GTGGGGTAACTGGAAGGATGGGTTAATCCTGAATGTGGCTGGGGGCAAAATATGTGACCTCCCTGTAGATGAGCGATTTCTGGAGGACAAGAAAATCGATTTTGAGGCTTCTCTGGCCAAGGG GTTGGCAGACCTAGCTGTCAAAGACTCCTTAAATGTTCTGACTTGCTGGAAAGATCTGGATGACTTCAAGCGGATTTTCTTGTGTGGCCAGAGCAAGTTGGCTG AGCGGGTGCGGGACTCCTGGAAGGAGGATGCCTTATTTGGGTACCAGTTTCTCAATGGTGCCAACCCCATGCTGCTGAGGCGCTCTACGCACCTTCCTGCCCGCTTAGTATTCCCTCCAGGGATGGAGGAGCTGCAGGCCCAGCTGGAGAAGGAGCTCCAG GGGGGCACGCTGTTTGAGGCTGACTTCTCCCTGCTGGATGGGATCAAGGCCAATGTCATCCTATGCTGCCAGCAGCATCTGGCTGCCCCTCTGGTCATGCTGAAACTGCAGCCTGACGGGCAACTCCTGCCCATGGTCATCCAG CTCCAAGTGCCGCGAGAGGGGTCCCCGCCACCACTGCTCTTCCTGCCCACGGATCCCCCCATGGTCTGGCTTCTGGCCAAATGCTGGGTCCGTAGCTCTGATTTccagatgcatgagctgcagtCTCATCTTCTGAGGGGACACTTGATGGCTGAGGTCATCGCAGTGGCCACCATGAGGTGCCTTCCATCGATACATCCTATCTTCAAG CTTATAATTCCCCACCTGCGATACACCCTGGAAATTAACCTCCGGGCCAGGACTGGGCTGGTCTCTGACTTGGGAGTTTTTGACCAG GTGGTGAGCACAGGTGGGGGAGGCCATGTGGAGCTGCTCAAGCGAGCTGGAGCTTTTCTGACCTACAGCTCATTCTGTCCCCCTGAGGACCTGGCTGACCGGGGGCTCCTGGGAGTCAAGTCTTCCTACTATGCCCAGGACGCCCTGCGGCTCTGGGATACCATCTCTCG CTACGTGGAGGGAATGGTGCATCTCCACTACAAGACCAATGAGGCGGTGAAAGGGGATCTCGAGCTGCAGACCTGGTGTCGAGAGATCACTGACATTGGGCTGCTAGGGGCCCAGGACAGAG GGTTTCCTGTCTCCTTACAGTCCCGggaccagctctgccactttgccGCCATGTGCATCTTCACCTGCACCGGCCAGCACTCCTCCATCCATCTGGGCCAG CTGGATTGGTACGCTTGGGTCCCTAACGCACCCTGCACGATGCGGCTGCCCCCGCCGACCACCAAGGATGTGACGCTGGAGACGGTGATGGCAACCCTGCCCAACTTTCACCAGGCTTCTCTCCAGATGTCCATCACTTGGCAGCTGGGCAGACGCCAGCCCGTTATG GTGGCTCTGGGCCAGCATGAGGAGGAGTATTTTTCAGGCCCTGGGCCCAAGGCTGTGCTGAAGAAGTTCAGGGAAGAGCTGGCAGCCCtggataaggaaattgaggtccGGAATGCAAAGCTGGCCCTGCCCTATGAGTACCTGCGGCCCAGCCTGGTGGAGAACAGCGTGGCCATTTGA